One Bombus pyrosoma isolate SC7728 linkage group LG9, ASM1482585v1, whole genome shotgun sequence genomic window carries:
- the LOC122571123 gene encoding phospholipid-transporting ATPase IF-like isoform X1, whose amino-acid sequence MWNHLSRWICTCYKKTGYKHLCLLGNAISLYADHRVITISPSNDPKETVFPSNHIVSKKYTIWNFLPKNLFEQFRRIANFYFLMMTIISVMIISPISPLTSILPLSFVVFVTACKQGYEDYNRYRADKRINRTFITVIRNKCVQNVPCEEIVVGDLVKVYREQDVPCDLLLLFSTDNTERCYITTSNLDGETNLKAVMIPKILTKMTMPQIASMEATVTCQHPSSDLYAFHGKLEINNGNNEIANGHLTINNLLLRGSRLKDTDYIIGCAIYTGHDTKLSLNSKIRSNKFSTAEKSINKHITSFIVLLLVEVLESCVMKVVTEANAKWESYLGTIQSITFGSLATDFLSFTILYNYIVPISLYVTIELQKFLGSFFFSWDLDMYDEVTNQPALANTSDLNEELGQVEYLFADKTGTLTENLMVFRRASINGKVYIEKDCDGNLYLLPPNGDENEAVQLKTWEPDIWHFMISLSLCHSVQISPPSQTPSVIARRTEYRASFKQKKILQVNSSLLMDPNLPEYQATSADEKALVEASARCGVVFQKCTNDVIELKIYKNILTYEKLEVLEFTSERKRMSVIVKDTAGDFWLYCKGADSAILPLIVSGKINEAITHVADFSMRGLRTLVVGYKKMSQIEYDRLLQRVEQARQIIGMERAVYMQRAYDQMESGLTLLGVTAVEDRLQEGVPETLECLQVAGIKVWVLTGDKAETAENIAFLCGQFKNGTEVLRMLEVTIGQTCLVKLTNFERRIILEPYRQYGLLVDGCSIATALRDHAAQFRSVAMACDAVVCCRLTPLQKSQIVSLVKKAKNKPHTAAVGDGGNDVSMIQEAHVGIGIMGKEGRQATMCSDFAIAKFKFLKKVLLVHGHWYYVRVSTLTQYFFYKNFIFITPQVLYNTYCGFSAQAFYDALFLMLFNVLFTSLPILAYGLFEQNFTADKLLCKPYLYKLHRNNYLLTKWQFFVWSALALWHTLAIYYMSHVYISINPVMLQNNTSIDQWAFSTFVFHLVTLVANVQILLRSCYWTLPLVLSVTLSELTFLVFAILYSFMHVRYDGDMLKVFPTLLSSITFWFLTIIIVMVCLIPDCLVIIYNNYRPVRIMRRNEETRQYTNSNNTNDNTENVLLQTQRFFNTIPWKFNFILRKAK is encoded by the exons ATGTGGAATCACCTTAGTAGATGGATTTGCACATGTTACAAAAAGACTGGTTATAAGCACTTATGTCTTTTG GGCAACGCGATATCGTTGTACGCAGATCATAGGGTTATAACTATTAGCCCGAGTAACGATCCAAAGGAAACTGTTTTTCCGAGTAATCACATAGTCTCCAAAAAG TACACAATATGGAACTTCCTACCAAAGAATCTCTTTGAGCAGTTCAGACggattgcaaatttttatttcctcatGATGACAATAATATCTGTAATGATAATATCCCCGATTTCTCCGTTAACCAGCATTCTACCGCTGAGTTTCGTCGTATTTGTAACCGCGTGTAAGCAAGGCTACGAAGATTATAACCGTTACAGGGCAGATAAACGAATAAACCGAACATTCATCACAGTGATCCGTAATAAATGTGTACAG AACGTACCTTGTGAAGAAATAGTAGTTGGAGATTTAGTGAAGGTGTATCGCGAGCAAGATGTCCCTTGCGatcttttgcttctttttagCACGGATAATACGGAACGCTGCTATATCACCACATCGAACCTCGATGGTGAAACCAATCTAAAA GCTGTGATGATCCCAAAAATACTCACGAAAATGACCATGCCACAAATAGCATCTATGGAGGCTACTGTTACCTGCCAACATCCCTCGTCCGATCTTTATGCTTTTCATGGCAAACTGGAAATAAATAATGGGAACAATGAAATAGCCAATGGACATCtaacgattaataatttattgcttCGTGGGTCCAGATTAAAAGATACAGATTATATTATCGGTTGTGCGATTTACACAGGTCATGATACAAAACTGTCCCTCAATTCCAAGATAAGGAGCAACAAATTTTCCACGGCTGAAAA ATCCATCAACAAACACATCACCTCGTTTATCGTCTTACTTCTGGTCGAGGTACTCGAATCTTGTGTAATGAAAGTCGTAACAGAGGCGAATGCGAAGTGGGAATCGTATCTTGGTACTATCCAGTCCATTACTTTCGGTTCATTGGCTACGGATTTTCTGAGCTTCACCATTCTATACAATTACATTGTGCCGATATCATTGTACGTTACGATAG aattacaaaaattcctCGGTTCGTTTTTCTTCAGCTGGGATCTCGATATGTACGACGAAGTCACGAATCAACCGGCATTGGCCAACACGTCGGATCTAAACGAGGAGCTTGGACAAGTCGAATATTTGTTCGCGGACAAGACCGGTACACTCACGGAAAATCTGATGGTGTTCAGGCGAGCCTCGATCAATGGGAAAGTTTATATCGAAAAAGATTGCGatggtaatttatatttactaccTCCAAACGGGGACGAAAATGAAGCAGTCCAATTAAAAACTTGGGAG CCAGATATTTGGCATTTTATGATAAGCCTTTCTCTGTGCCACTCGGTTCAAATTTCACCTCCGAGTCAGACGCCCAGTGTTATCGCTAGACGCACGGAATATCGTGCCAGctttaaacaaaaaaagatcCTGCAGGTGAACAGTTCCTTGCTAATGGATCCGAATTTACCGGAGTACcag GCAACATCAGCAGACGAAAAAGCTTTGGTCGAGGCCAGTGCCAGATGCGGGGTGGTCTTCCAAAAATGCACCAACGACGTGATAgagttgaaaatttataagaatattttgacCTACGAAAAGCTCGAAGTTTTAGAATTTACTTCCG AACGCAAAAGGATGTCGGTTATAGTGAAAGACACTGCTGGAGATTTCTGGTTATATTGCAAAGGGGCCGACTCCGCTATCTTACCATTGATTGTCTCAGGGAAAATCAATGAAGCTATCACACACGTAGCCGATTTTTCCATG agAGGTCTTCGAACCCTAGTTGTTGGCTATAAGAAAATGAGCCAGATCGAATACGATCGACTATTACAGAGAGTGGAACAAGCTAGACAAATAATTGGAATGGAACGAGCGGTTTACATGCAGCGAGCTTATGATCAGATGGAAAGCGGGCTCACTCTATTAGGTGTAACCGCTGTTGAGGATCGTCTTCAAGAAGGTGTGCCGGAAACATTGGAGTGCTTGCAAGTAGCCGGTATTAAA gtGTGGGTGTTGACTGGCGACAAAGCAGAAACTGCGGAAAATATAGCGTTTCTTTGTGGTCAATTCAAGAATGGTACCGAAGTACTAAGAATGTTAGAAGTAACCATAGGGCAAACTTGTCTAGTTAAACTTACGAATTTTGA ACGAAGAATTATCCTCGAACCTTACAGACAGTACGGATTACTAGTCGATGGCTGCAGTATTGCAACTGCACTAAGGGACCATGCGGCACAATTCAGATCAGTTGCAATGGCCTGCGATGCGGTTGTTTGTTGCAGGCTAACGCCATTACAGAAAAGCCAA ATCGTAAGCCTGGttaaaaaagcaaagaatAAACCGCACACCGCGGCTGTTGGCGACGGAGGAAACGATGTCTCGATGATACAAGAAGCTCATGTCGGAATCGGAATAATGGGCAAAGAAGGTCGGCAAGCGACCATGTGCTCCGATTTCGCGATagcgaaatttaaatttttaaaaaaggtTCTACTGGTACACGGACATTGGTACTATGTAAGAGTCAGCACTTTGACGcagtattttttttacaagaattttaTCTTCATTACCCCGCAAGTGTTGTACAACACATATTGCGGCTTTTCTGCACAG GCATTTTACGATGCATTGTTCTTAATGCTTTTcaatgtattatttacatcGTTGCCAATATTGGCGTACGGATTGTTCGAACAGAATTTCACTGCCGATAAACTATTATGCAAAccatatttgtacaaattgcatcggaacaattatttattaactaaatGGCAATTTTTTGTATGGAGCGCTCTAG CTTTATGGCATACCCTTGCCATATATTATATGTCACATGTGTACATATCTATCAATCCTGTTATGCTGCAAAATAATACATCAATAGATCAGTGGGCATTTAGTACATTCGTTTTTCATTTAGTTACATTAGTGGCCAATGTGCAg ataCTATTGCGTAGTTGCTATTGGACGCTACCCCTCGTATTATCAGTAACGTTATCAGAACTAACATTCCTTGTATTTGCGATTCTTTATTCATTCATGCACGT ACGATATGACGGCGATATGCTGAAAGTTTTCCCGACGTTATTATCGTCGATAACATTCTGGTTCTTAACCATCATCATCGTTATGGTTTGTCTAATCCCCGACTGTTTAGTCATTATATACAACAACTATAGACCAGTTCGTATAATgagaagaaatgaagaaacacGACAGTATACTAACAGTAATAATACCAATGATAACACGGAAAACGTACTGTTacaa acgCAACGCTTTTTCAACACGATCCCGTGGAAATTCAACTTTATATTGCGAAAAGCTAAATAA
- the LOC122571123 gene encoding phospholipid-transporting ATPase IF-like isoform X2 — MWNHLSRWICTCYKKTGYKHLCLLGNAISLYADHRVITISPSNDPKETVFPSNHIVSKKYTIWNFLPKNLFEQFRRIANFYFLMMTIISVMIISPISPLTSILPLSFVVFVTACKQGYEDYNRYRADKRINRTFITVIRNKCVQNVPCEEIVVGDLVKVYREQDVPCDLLLLFSTDNTERCYITTSNLDGETNLKAVMIPKILTKMTMPQIASMEATVTCQHPSSDLYAFHGKLEINNGNNEIANGHLTINNLLLRGSRLKDTDYIIGCAIYTGHDTKLSLNSKIRSNKFSTAEKSINKHITSFIVLLLVEVLESCVMKVVTEANAKWESYLGTIQSITFGSLATDFLSFTILYNYIVPISLYVTIELQKFLGSFFFSWDLDMYDEVTNQPALANTSDLNEELGQVEYLFADKTGTLTENLMVFRRASINGKVYIEKDCDGNLYLLPPNGDENEAVQLKTWEPDIWHFMISLSLCHSVQISPPSQTPSVIARRTEYRASFKQKKILQVNSSLLMDPNLPEYQATSADEKALVEASARCGVVFQKCTNDVIELKIYKNILTYEKLEVLEFTSERKRMSVIVKDTAGDFWLYCKGADSAILPLIVSGKINEAITHVADFSMRGLRTLVVGYKKMSQIEYDRLLQRVEQARQIIGMERAVYMQRAYDQMESGLTLLGVTAVEDRLQEGVPETLECLQVAGIKVWVLTGDKAETAENIAFLCGQFKNGTEVLRMLEVTIGQTCLVKLTNFERRIILEPYRQYGLLVDGCSIATALRDHAAQFRSVAMACDAVVCCRLTPLQKSQIVSLVKKAKNKPHTAAVGDGGNDVSMIQEAHVGIGIMGKEGRQATMCSDFAIAKFKFLKKVLLVHGHWYYVRVSTLTQYFFYKNFIFITPQVLYNTYCGFSAQAFYDALFLMLFNVLFTSLPILAYGLFEQNFTADKLLCKPYLYKLHRNNYLLTKWQFFVWSALALWHTLAIYYMSHVYISINPVMLQNNTSIDQWAFSTFVFHLVTLVANVQILLRSCYWTLPLVLSVTLSELTFLVFAILYSFMHVRYDGDMLKVFPTLLSSITFWFLTIIIVMVCLIPDCLVIIYNNYRPVRIMRRNEETRQYTNSNNTNDNTENTQRFFNTIPWKFNFILRKAK, encoded by the exons ATGTGGAATCACCTTAGTAGATGGATTTGCACATGTTACAAAAAGACTGGTTATAAGCACTTATGTCTTTTG GGCAACGCGATATCGTTGTACGCAGATCATAGGGTTATAACTATTAGCCCGAGTAACGATCCAAAGGAAACTGTTTTTCCGAGTAATCACATAGTCTCCAAAAAG TACACAATATGGAACTTCCTACCAAAGAATCTCTTTGAGCAGTTCAGACggattgcaaatttttatttcctcatGATGACAATAATATCTGTAATGATAATATCCCCGATTTCTCCGTTAACCAGCATTCTACCGCTGAGTTTCGTCGTATTTGTAACCGCGTGTAAGCAAGGCTACGAAGATTATAACCGTTACAGGGCAGATAAACGAATAAACCGAACATTCATCACAGTGATCCGTAATAAATGTGTACAG AACGTACCTTGTGAAGAAATAGTAGTTGGAGATTTAGTGAAGGTGTATCGCGAGCAAGATGTCCCTTGCGatcttttgcttctttttagCACGGATAATACGGAACGCTGCTATATCACCACATCGAACCTCGATGGTGAAACCAATCTAAAA GCTGTGATGATCCCAAAAATACTCACGAAAATGACCATGCCACAAATAGCATCTATGGAGGCTACTGTTACCTGCCAACATCCCTCGTCCGATCTTTATGCTTTTCATGGCAAACTGGAAATAAATAATGGGAACAATGAAATAGCCAATGGACATCtaacgattaataatttattgcttCGTGGGTCCAGATTAAAAGATACAGATTATATTATCGGTTGTGCGATTTACACAGGTCATGATACAAAACTGTCCCTCAATTCCAAGATAAGGAGCAACAAATTTTCCACGGCTGAAAA ATCCATCAACAAACACATCACCTCGTTTATCGTCTTACTTCTGGTCGAGGTACTCGAATCTTGTGTAATGAAAGTCGTAACAGAGGCGAATGCGAAGTGGGAATCGTATCTTGGTACTATCCAGTCCATTACTTTCGGTTCATTGGCTACGGATTTTCTGAGCTTCACCATTCTATACAATTACATTGTGCCGATATCATTGTACGTTACGATAG aattacaaaaattcctCGGTTCGTTTTTCTTCAGCTGGGATCTCGATATGTACGACGAAGTCACGAATCAACCGGCATTGGCCAACACGTCGGATCTAAACGAGGAGCTTGGACAAGTCGAATATTTGTTCGCGGACAAGACCGGTACACTCACGGAAAATCTGATGGTGTTCAGGCGAGCCTCGATCAATGGGAAAGTTTATATCGAAAAAGATTGCGatggtaatttatatttactaccTCCAAACGGGGACGAAAATGAAGCAGTCCAATTAAAAACTTGGGAG CCAGATATTTGGCATTTTATGATAAGCCTTTCTCTGTGCCACTCGGTTCAAATTTCACCTCCGAGTCAGACGCCCAGTGTTATCGCTAGACGCACGGAATATCGTGCCAGctttaaacaaaaaaagatcCTGCAGGTGAACAGTTCCTTGCTAATGGATCCGAATTTACCGGAGTACcag GCAACATCAGCAGACGAAAAAGCTTTGGTCGAGGCCAGTGCCAGATGCGGGGTGGTCTTCCAAAAATGCACCAACGACGTGATAgagttgaaaatttataagaatattttgacCTACGAAAAGCTCGAAGTTTTAGAATTTACTTCCG AACGCAAAAGGATGTCGGTTATAGTGAAAGACACTGCTGGAGATTTCTGGTTATATTGCAAAGGGGCCGACTCCGCTATCTTACCATTGATTGTCTCAGGGAAAATCAATGAAGCTATCACACACGTAGCCGATTTTTCCATG agAGGTCTTCGAACCCTAGTTGTTGGCTATAAGAAAATGAGCCAGATCGAATACGATCGACTATTACAGAGAGTGGAACAAGCTAGACAAATAATTGGAATGGAACGAGCGGTTTACATGCAGCGAGCTTATGATCAGATGGAAAGCGGGCTCACTCTATTAGGTGTAACCGCTGTTGAGGATCGTCTTCAAGAAGGTGTGCCGGAAACATTGGAGTGCTTGCAAGTAGCCGGTATTAAA gtGTGGGTGTTGACTGGCGACAAAGCAGAAACTGCGGAAAATATAGCGTTTCTTTGTGGTCAATTCAAGAATGGTACCGAAGTACTAAGAATGTTAGAAGTAACCATAGGGCAAACTTGTCTAGTTAAACTTACGAATTTTGA ACGAAGAATTATCCTCGAACCTTACAGACAGTACGGATTACTAGTCGATGGCTGCAGTATTGCAACTGCACTAAGGGACCATGCGGCACAATTCAGATCAGTTGCAATGGCCTGCGATGCGGTTGTTTGTTGCAGGCTAACGCCATTACAGAAAAGCCAA ATCGTAAGCCTGGttaaaaaagcaaagaatAAACCGCACACCGCGGCTGTTGGCGACGGAGGAAACGATGTCTCGATGATACAAGAAGCTCATGTCGGAATCGGAATAATGGGCAAAGAAGGTCGGCAAGCGACCATGTGCTCCGATTTCGCGATagcgaaatttaaatttttaaaaaaggtTCTACTGGTACACGGACATTGGTACTATGTAAGAGTCAGCACTTTGACGcagtattttttttacaagaattttaTCTTCATTACCCCGCAAGTGTTGTACAACACATATTGCGGCTTTTCTGCACAG GCATTTTACGATGCATTGTTCTTAATGCTTTTcaatgtattatttacatcGTTGCCAATATTGGCGTACGGATTGTTCGAACAGAATTTCACTGCCGATAAACTATTATGCAAAccatatttgtacaaattgcatcggaacaattatttattaactaaatGGCAATTTTTTGTATGGAGCGCTCTAG CTTTATGGCATACCCTTGCCATATATTATATGTCACATGTGTACATATCTATCAATCCTGTTATGCTGCAAAATAATACATCAATAGATCAGTGGGCATTTAGTACATTCGTTTTTCATTTAGTTACATTAGTGGCCAATGTGCAg ataCTATTGCGTAGTTGCTATTGGACGCTACCCCTCGTATTATCAGTAACGTTATCAGAACTAACATTCCTTGTATTTGCGATTCTTTATTCATTCATGCACGT ACGATATGACGGCGATATGCTGAAAGTTTTCCCGACGTTATTATCGTCGATAACATTCTGGTTCTTAACCATCATCATCGTTATGGTTTGTCTAATCCCCGACTGTTTAGTCATTATATACAACAACTATAGACCAGTTCGTATAATgagaagaaatgaagaaacacGACAGTATACTAACAGTAATAATACCAATGATAACACGGAAAAC acgCAACGCTTTTTCAACACGATCCCGTGGAAATTCAACTTTATATTGCGAAAAGCTAAATAA
- the LOC122571124 gene encoding 2-oxoglutarate dehydrogenase, mitochondrial-like, whose amino-acid sequence MYTKSQSYNSFRLFVSCVNRLFKSRNDQHRIFKRFLFVPFKPQQCKVRFHHDDQKGGRKSNRYDYVLNMNNSQYLDHMYQLWRKDPKSVSTSWDSYFRLTYADNLPEPIASSSPKLSTSSGYSSASNLTTPSSTRVELSSNTKPSNSALSASSSRKSAESNSNGDMQGEQFINGALDINATIRAYQARGHLIADTDPLGIQNPESHKLQGTSNLPPAIVVREHLKGMTEADMDREFPLAPFTVIGGPKRNLPLREILMRLNQVYCGHLGLEYTYIHDLVVLDWLRQKFEVPGAWELPADHRKFIWVNIMRAVTFEGFLARKFPTEKRFGLEGSEAFIPSMIQCLETSAENGVESAVIGMAHRGRLNTLINVCFKPLHQLLTQFHPIPLEGFGSGDVKYHLGTHAERILERSKKKILISMMANPSHLEAIDPVVVGRVRAEQVEKDDAKFGKKSMAILVHGDAAFSGQGVVYETMHLTNLPNYTTGGVLHLVINNQIGFTTDPRYSRSSVHCTDVARVVNAPIFHMHADDPDLVAYCSKVAAEYRTMFHNDVVLDIVGYRRFGHNELDEPMLTQPLMYKRIKTHPNVLTIYTEKLLREGVITEAIAKEETEKYFDYCETEFEKAKTIDSLHLSDWHDIPWSDFFANQSPNNKIPSTGIDMETMKTICKAISTPPKDIDSHSQVLRVMDKRAQLMEARQADWAMGECLAFLSLLKEGHHVRLSGEDVERGTFSHRIHIIHDQNKDKTFKNILHDVFPGQALYTVSNSSLSEYGVCGFELGYSAYNHNTLTMWEGQFGDFANTCQVTIDTLLCSGQSKWGRQVGLVLLLPHGLEGQGPEHSSARIERYLELCDDDYIYLPGTEPGAPQGETVEQIMTRQLFEINWIICNLTTPANLFHALRRQIHMPFRKPLCIMTPKSLLRHPMALSSFSEMEPGTSFRPILSDPFVKPGNIQKVLICSGKVYYDLVKERQEKQLEDKIVIIRLEQFCPFPYHLLAEEVAKYPNSKIMWFQEEHKNQGGYTYVRDRIALALGKKLEEIIYGGRPPSAAPATGSKLIYTKEYNDMMADAMNFS is encoded by the exons ATGTACACGAAATCACAATCTTATAATAGCTTTCGACTTTTCGTCTCGTGTGTGAATCGCTTGTTCAAGTCCCGCAATGACCAACATCGGATATTCAAACGTTTCCTATTCGTGCCGTTCAAGCCGCAACAGTGCAAAGTGCGTTTTCACCATGATGACCAGAAAGGCGGTCGTAAGAGCAATAGGTACGACTACGTCTTGAACATGAATAACAGTCAGTACTTGGATCACATGTACCAGTTGTGGAGGAAAGATCCGAAGTCCGTCAGCACATCGTGGGATTCCTATTTTAGATTAACTTATGCTGATAATCTACCGGAGCCAATAGCTTCCAGCTCACCGAAACTCTCCACCTCATCGGGGTATTCATCAGCTTCTAACTTGACAACACCTTCGTCCACTCGAGTTGAATTATCTTCTAATACGAAACCGTCAAATTCTGCATTATCAG CATCAAGTTCTCGAAAGAGTGCAGAATCCAATTCCAACGGTGACATGCAAGGtgaacaatttataaatgGAGCTCTTGATATTAATGCCACGATTCGAGCTTATCAG GCACGTGGTCATTTAATAGCCGATACCGATCCACTGGGCATACAAAATCCAGAATCGCATAAGCTTCAAGGCACTTCTAATTTACCACCCGCGATCGTGGTGCGAGAACATTTGAAAGGAATGACCGAGGCTGACATGGACAGAGAATTTCCTCTTGCTCCATTCACCGTGATTGGTGGTCCTAAACGAAATCTTCCTTTGCGCGAAATACTAATGAGATTGAACCAAGTTTATTGTGGTCATTTAGGTCTCGAGTACACCTATATTCACGACCTTGTTGTA TTAGATTGGTTGAGACAGAAGTTTGAAGTACCTGGAGCTTGGGAGTTACCAGCTGAtcatagaaaattcatttggGTAAACATTATGAGAGCAGTAACGTTCGAAGGCTTTTTGGCGCGAAAATTCCCCACTGAAAAAAGATTCGGTTTGGAGGGCTCCGAAGCTTTCATACCATCGATGATACAGTGCTTAGAAACATCAGCAGAAaatg GAGTAGAAAGCGCTGTAATAGGAATGGCTCATCGAGGACGGTTGAACACCTTGATCAATGTTTGTTTCAAACCACTGCATCAACTTCTTACTCAGTTTCATCCGATTCCTTTGGAAGGTTTCGGTTCTGGTGACGTAAAGTATCACTTGGGAACACACGCGGAAAGAATTTTAGAAAG ATCCAAGAAGAAGATTCTTATTTCTATGATGGCTAATCCGTCTCATTTGGAAGCAATCGATCCTGTCGTGGTCGGTCGAGTTCGAGCCGAACAAGTGGAAAAGGACGATGCTAAAT TTGGTAAGAAGTCTATGGCTATTTTGGTTCATGGCGATGCCGCCTTTTCGGGGCAAGGTGTCGTTTATGAAACGATGCATTTAACTAATTTGCCAAATTACACGACTGGTGGTGTCCTTCATCTTGTAATTAACAATCAG ATCGGTTTCACCACTGATCCAAGATATTCCCGGTCCAGCGTTCATTGCACGGACGTAGCACGTGTTGTAAATGCTCCTATATTTCACATGCATGCTGACGATCCTGATTTAGTAGCTTATTGTAGCAAAGTTGCTGCAGAGTATAG GACAATGTTCCACAACGACGTTGTTCTGGACATCGTGGGATATCGAAGATTCGGACACAACGAATTGGACGAGCCGATGCTTACGCAACCATTAATGTATAAACGTATAAAGACGCATCCGAATGTACTTACCATTTATACGGAAAAGTTGCTCAGAGAAGGAGTTATTACCGAAGCGATTGCAAAAGAA gaaactgaaaaatattttgactACTGCGAAACAGAGTTCGAAAAGGCGAAAACGATAGATTCGTTGCACTTGAGCGACTGGCACGATATACCATGGTCTGACTTCTTTGCTAATCAAAGTCCCAACAATAAGATACCATCGACCGGTATCGACATGGAAACCATGAAGACAATTTGTAAAGCAATATCAACTCCTCCCAAAGATATCGATTCTCATAGTCAG GTGCTGAGGGTAATGGACAAAAGAGCGCAGTTAATGGAAGCTCGGCAAGCAGATTGGGCGATGGGCGAATGCTTAGCGTTTCTCAGTCTGCTGAAAGAAGGTCACCACGTGAGGTTGTCCGGCGAGGACGTCGAGCGAGGCACCTTTTCTCACCGCATTCACATTATTCACGATCAAAACAAAGATAAAacgttcaaaaatattctgcaCGATGTGTTTCCGGGACAAGCATTATATACGGTTTCTAATTCTTCGTTGTCGGAATATGGTGTTTGCG GATTCGAGTTAGGTTACTCGGCTTACAATCATAACACTTTGACGATGTGGGAAGGCCAGTTTGGTGATTTCGCAAATACGTGTCAG gTTACTATAGACACTCTTTTATGCTCTGGTCAATCGAAATGGGGTAGACAAGTAGGATTAGTTTTACTTTTGCCGCACGGACTGGAAGGTCAGGGGCCTGAACATTCGTCTGCGAGGATCGAGCGATATCTCGAGCTTTGCGACGacgattatatttatcttccGGGTACGGAACCGGGAGCACCCCAAGGAGAGACCGTGGAGCAAATTATGACACGgcaattatttgaaataaattggaTCATCTGCAACTTAACGACACCCGCGAACCTTTTCCATGCTCTTCGTCGTCAGATTCACATGCCTTTCAGGAAACCACTG TGTATTATGACACCTAAATCCTTGCTACGTCATCCAATGGCTCTATCGTCTTTCTCCGAAATGGAACCTGGCACATCATTTAGACCTATCCTTTCGGATCCTTTTGTCAAACCAGGTAACATACAAAAGGTGTTGATTTGTAGTGGAAAAGTGTATTACGATTTAGTCAAGGAACGTCAGGAGAAACAATTGGAGGATAAAATAGTTATCATTCGTCTCGAACAATTTTGTCCATTCCCGTATCATCTACTCGCGGAAGAAGTAGCAAAGTATCCGAATTCTAAG atAATGTGGTTCCAAGAAGAACATAAAAACCAAGGTGGATATACGTACGTGAGGGACAGGATAGCATTAGCTCTAGGGAAGAAGttggaagaaataatttatggtGGTAGACCACCATCGGCTGCTCCAGCAACTGGTAGCAAACTGATTTACACGAAAGAGTATAATGATATGATGGCAGATGCTATGAATTTCTCTTGA